A single genomic interval of Corylus avellana chromosome ca10, CavTom2PMs-1.0 harbors:
- the LOC132162823 gene encoding LOW QUALITY PROTEIN: uncharacterized protein LOC132162823 (The sequence of the model RefSeq protein was modified relative to this genomic sequence to represent the inferred CDS: inserted 1 base in 1 codon; substituted 1 base at 1 genomic stop codon), with the protein MDYNLVTLKLQCAQLKDTXENAAXNAMTLGGILFQRAWLQGIMVSAPDENDDIEAPLLLDDGTGIFELSLSSADFRLHIIAIGMYVMVIGGYSAGAVEPPVIKVPKIVDLSTIPDQEAMWYLEIMEAYKLFYSPLIEEVV; encoded by the exons atggactACAACCTAGTAACGCTGAAGCTGCAGTGCGCTCAGCTAAAGGACA ACGAAAACGCCGCTTAGAACGCCATGACTCTCGGCGGCATCCTCTTCCAACGCGCCTGGTTa CAGGGCATTATGGTCTCGGCCCCCGATGAAAACGACGACATAGAAGCGCCATTGCTTCTAGACGACGGCACCGGCATCTTCGAGCTCTCCCTCTCCTCCGCCGACTTTCGTCTTCATATTATAGC TATAGGGATGTATGTGATGGTTATTGGAGGATACAGTGCAGGTGCAGTTGAGCCTCCAGTGATCAAG GTTCCCAAGATTGTTGATCTTTCAACGATCCCGGATCAAGAGGCGATGTGGTATCTTGAAATTATGGAGGCATACAAACTGTTTTACAGCCCCCTAATTGAAGAAGTTGTGTGA
- the LOC132163355 gene encoding LOW QUALITY PROTEIN: uncharacterized protein LOC132163355 (The sequence of the model RefSeq protein was modified relative to this genomic sequence to represent the inferred CDS: substituted 1 base at 1 genomic stop codon) has protein sequence MALDLEPDLVEEEEEEEEGEIKLDATAHHPSAPPDELFDISTTVDPSYLISLIWKLLPTDASNNHDSLGVDARVDMNQVQNTGHVEECSASLCGDEVLNFSNNNSESMKIVGDYDQHARQEGDDEESCRRSDQPSISSGEEAXEEYGCILWDLSASKTNAELMVQNLEVEVLLANLLVSQSVRVKEISLGIIGNLACHEVPLKHIVSTNGLVEIIVEQLFLDDAQCLCEACRLLTLGFQSGECITWAEALQSEHILCQILWIVENTLNLQLIEKSVGLLLAVIESQPNVVHVLLPPLMKLGLPCLLINLLTFEMSKLMSERIPERYPILDVVLCAIEALSAIDGYSQEICSNKELFRLACDIVKLPDKVEVASSCVTAAVLIANIISDVSDLASKISQDLPFLRGLLEIFPFASDDLEARSALWSIIARLLFHVQENEMSQSSLSQYVSVLVSKSDLIEDDLLDNQLDDSSKGHKEGLTTYCTKSNAISTALRRMICILTQWTASNDSTEVTNMASELNEDNVNVNRLVDCCRKYFE, from the exons ATGGCGCTCGACTTAGAACCAGACcttgtagaagaagaagaagaagaagaagaaggggaaatAAAACTTGATGCAACGGCACATCACCCTTCTGCTCCGCCTGATGAG TTGTTTGACATCTCAACTACAGTTGATCCTAGTTATTTAATCTCTCTGATATGGAAACTTCTACCAACTGATGCAAGTAATAACCATGATTCTCTTGGCGTTGATGCACGTGTTGACATGAATCAAGTACAAAATACTGGTCATGTGGAAGAATGTTCAGCTTCTCTCTGTGGAGATGAAGTTCTGaacttttcaaataataattcTGAGAGCATGAAGATTGTTGGGGATTATGATCAACATGCTCGACAAGAAGGAGACGATGAAGAGTCATGTCGTAGATCTGATCAGCCTAGTATATCATCAGGAGAAGAGGCTTGAGAAGAGTATGGTTGCATTTTATGGGATCTTTCTGCAAGTAAAACTAATGCAGAGCTCATG GTACAAAACCTCGAAGTTGAAGTACTTTTAGCAAACCTTTTAGTTTCCCAATCTGTGCGTGTTAAG GAGATTAGCCTCGGAATTATTGGAAACCTTGCCTGCCATGAAGTTCCGTTGAAACATATTGTCTCTACAAATGGATTGGTTGAGATAATTGTGGAACAATTATTTCTAGACGACGCTCAATGTCTATGTGAAGCTTGTCG GTTGTTAACTTTGGGTTTTCAAAGTGGTGAATGTATTACATGGGCTGAAGCATTGCAGTCTGAACATATTCTATGCCAGATTTTATGGATTGTGGAAAATACCTTAAATCTACAGCTTATTGAAAAG AGTGTTGGACTATTGTTAGCCGTCATTGAAAGTCAGCCAAATGTTGTGCAtgttcttcttcctcctttGATGAAGTTGGGATTACCATGTTTATTGATTAATCTCTTGACTTTTGAGATGAGCAAATTAATGAGTGAAAGAATACCTGAAAG GTACCCAATTCTTGATGTAGTCCTTTGCGCGATTGAAGCTCTTTCTGCTATAGATGGTTATTCTCAAGAAATCTGTTCAAATAAGGAACTTTTTAGACTGGCTTGTGACATAGTCAAACTCCCTGACAAAGTTGAG GTTGCCAGCTCTTGTGTTACTGCTGCAGTATTGATCGCAAATATTATTTCTGATGTATCTGATTTAGCTTCAAAGATCTCACAGG ATTTACCTTTCTTACGGGGGCTGCTTGAAATATTTCCTTTTGCTTCGGATGATCTAGAAGCCCGGAGTGCACTCTGGAGCATCATTGCAAGGTTGCTATTTCATGTTCAGGAAAATGAGATGAGTCAATCAAGTCTCTCTCAGTATGTTTCAGTTCTTGTAAGCAAATCTGATCTGATTGAAGATGATCTTCTCGACAACCAACTAGATGACTCCAGCAAAGGGCATAAGGAGGGCTTGACCACTTATTGCACAAAATCAAATGCTATAAGTACAGCC CTTAGAAGGATGATCTGTATTTTAACCCAATGGACTGCTTCAAACGACTCTACTGAGGTGACTAACATGGCAAGTGAGCTTAACGAAGATAATGTCAATGTGAATAGATTGGTTGATTGCTGTCGTAAATATTTTGA GTAG